One Etheostoma cragini isolate CJK2018 chromosome 18, CSU_Ecrag_1.0, whole genome shotgun sequence DNA window includes the following coding sequences:
- the fam110c gene encoding protein FAM110C: MEATSDTTKILGKGPEYLRKQMELESETKGRMSAVERLAASKPKYVKSQQVVNSTQEPVTSLGSASVSSTGSSNHCGNLVTGSNSREATCGAQINSLPGQVRRSSSKNRRDSLLLHRQKCELLRGSENERKHPITRKLLSSLHKNVSLPEATDKECESECNKEKISTPEGTAKECSSQSERRKNGVVKQQNTEYNDPGSKVTADVVKQSAGLLTVPEFEGRSGKGVSRSHSDISSRYSKNFADFDAFFKYCGLGGEVIESFGKDNFSAHSNEIAINIRSVSISTSDDGFSRNSGDSDGIMEDRLHEKIRQETSVIERNARIIKWLYSCRNAIETGKTLRDLD; encoded by the coding sequence ATGGAGGCAACTAGTGACACCACAAAGATCCTGGGAAAGGGTCCTGAATACCTTCGAAAGCAGATGGAACTGGAGAGTGAGACAAAAGGACGCATGAGTGCTGTGGAGAGGCTCGCTGCAAGCAAACCAAAATATGTCAAAAGCCAACAGGTTGTTAACTCAACTCAGGAGCCAGTGACCAGTCTTGGATCAGCCTCGGTGAGTAGCACTGGGTCTTCTAACCATTGCGGGAATCTTGTCACAGGGAGTAACTCAAGAGAGGCTACATGTGGTGCACAAATCAACAGCTTACCCGGGCAGGTACGTCGGTCCAGCTCCAAAAACCGTCGAGACTCGCTTCTGctacacagacagaaatgtgaGTTACTGAGAGGGTCCGAAAATGAACGGAAACATCCTATAACACGCAAGTTGCTCAGCTCTTTGcataaaaatgtttcattacCTGAGGCAACAGATAAGGAGTGTGAATCTGAGTGCAACAAGGAAAAAATCTCCACACCTGAGGGAACAGCAAAGGAATGCAGCTCACAatcagagaggaggaagaatgGAGTAGTtaagcaacaaaacacagaatacaATGATCCTGGATCTAAGGTGACAGCGGATGTTGTGAAGCAATCTGCTGGACTCCTAACGGTTCCTGAATTTGAAGGCAGGTCTGGCAAAGGAGTAAGTCGTTCTCACTCCGACATCAGCTCCAGGTACTCTAAGAACTTTGCAgactttgatgcttttttcaaataCTGTGGGCTGGGCGGCGAGGTTATTGAATCTTTTGGGAAGGACAACTTCTCTGCACACTCAAATGAAATTGCCATAAACATCCGGAGTGTCAGCATCTCTACATCAGACGACGGCTTCTCCAGGAACAGTGGTGACAGCGACGGAATAATGGAAGACAGGCTACATGAAAAGATACGTCAAGAGACGTCAGTTATTGAGCGCAATGCAAGGATTATCAAATGGCTGTACAGCTGCAGAAATGCTATAGAGACTGGAAAAACTTTAAGAGACCTTGATTGA
- the fbxo25 gene encoding F-box only protein 25 isoform X2 yields the protein MPFLGKDWRSPGWSWTKTEQGWKRIIFYGHDLEDSNKEIHLKELCSDNKENLFVGDVCELATTKRKKDLYNNNTKSQFVFTDKWIYVQKGSTKERHGYCTLGEALNRLDFSSAIQDLRRFNYVAKLFQLIARSQLTSLSGAAQKNYFNILEKIVRKVLVDHYNPRLVKDLLHDLSSTLHSLTIHVGRCVLVGNVNIWLCRLETIHKWKQQLNNLQIPKQICSGMSFNDLPLHMQNKILCELSDAYDIINLGQATPTLHSLSENRILWKKLCHFHFSDKQFCRKLVLSKSESLDWKLMYFTLKKHYPMREQYGDTLHFCKHCSILFWKDCGHPCSANNPDSCLMPISPQHFIDLFKF from the exons ATGCCTTTCTTGGGCAAGGACTGGAGGTCGCCAGGATGGAGCTGGACAAAGACAGAGCAAGGATGGAAGAGGATTATCTTCTATGGACACGACTTGGAAGATAGCAACAAAGAGATACACTTGAAAGA GCTCTGCAGTGACAACAAAGAGAATCTTTTTGTTGGAGATGTGTGTGAGCTCGCCACCACGAAGAGGAAAAAGGACCTCTACAACAATAATACCAAATCCCAGT TTGTTTTCACGGATAAATGGATCTATGTGCAGAAAGGGAGCACAAAAGAA CGACATGGATACTGCACGCTTGGCGAAGCCCTCAACCGTCTAGACTTTTCCAGTGCCATTCAGGACCTAAGAAGATTTAACTATGTTGCAAAA CTTTTCCAGCTAATAGCCAGGTCTCAGCTGACCTCTTTGAGCGGAGCAGCACAGAAAAACTATTTCAATATACTGGAGAAGATTGTGCGAAAGG ttCTCGTCGACCACTACAACCCGCGCCTGGTTAAGGATTTGCTGCATGACCTGAGCTCAACATTGCACAGTCTGACCATCCATGTTGGCAGGTGTGTCCTCGTGGGCAACGTAAACATCTGGTTATGCCGACTGGAGACCATTCACAAATGGAAGCAGCAGCTTAACAACCTGCAGATCCCCAAG CAAATATGCAGTGGCATGTCATTCAACGACTTGCCGCTACATATGCAGAACAAGATCCTCTGCGAGTTGTCTGATGCCTATGACATCATTAACCTGGGGCAGGCCACGCCTACTTTGCACAGCCTCAGTGAGAACAGGATTCTGTGGAAGAAACTTTGCCACTTTCACTTCTCAGACAAACAG TTCTGTAGAAAGTTGGTCCTATCCAAGAGTGAAAGTCTGGACTGGAAGCTGATGTACTTCACCCTGAAGAAACATTATCCAATGAGGGAGCAGTACGGCGACACCTTACACTTCTGCAAACACTGTAGCATCCTCTTCTGGAAG GACTGTGGCCATCCATGCTCCGCCAACAACCCAGACAGCTGCCTCATGCCCATTTCTCCGCAGCACTTTATCGACCTCTTCAAGTTCTAA
- the fbxo25 gene encoding F-box only protein 25 isoform X1: MPFLGKDWRSPGWSWTKTEQGWKRIIFYGHDLEDSNKEIHLKELCSDNKENLFVGDVCELATTKRKKDLYNNNTKSQFVFTDKWIYVQKGSTKERHGYCTLGEALNRLDFSSAIQDLRRFNYVAKLFQLIARSQLTSLSGAAQKNYFNILEKIVRKVLVDHYNPRLVKDLLHDLSSTLHSLTIHVGRCVLVGNVNIWLCRLETIHKWKQQLNNLQIPKQICSGMSFNDLPLHMQNKILCELSDAYDIINLGQATPTLHSLSENRILWKKLCHFHFSDKQFCRKLVLSKSESLDWKLMYFTLKKHYPMREQYGDTLHFCKHCSILFWKDRHLALVFKDCGHPCSANNPDSCLMPISPQHFIDLFKF, encoded by the exons ATGCCTTTCTTGGGCAAGGACTGGAGGTCGCCAGGATGGAGCTGGACAAAGACAGAGCAAGGATGGAAGAGGATTATCTTCTATGGACACGACTTGGAAGATAGCAACAAAGAGATACACTTGAAAGA GCTCTGCAGTGACAACAAAGAGAATCTTTTTGTTGGAGATGTGTGTGAGCTCGCCACCACGAAGAGGAAAAAGGACCTCTACAACAATAATACCAAATCCCAGT TTGTTTTCACGGATAAATGGATCTATGTGCAGAAAGGGAGCACAAAAGAA CGACATGGATACTGCACGCTTGGCGAAGCCCTCAACCGTCTAGACTTTTCCAGTGCCATTCAGGACCTAAGAAGATTTAACTATGTTGCAAAA CTTTTCCAGCTAATAGCCAGGTCTCAGCTGACCTCTTTGAGCGGAGCAGCACAGAAAAACTATTTCAATATACTGGAGAAGATTGTGCGAAAGG ttCTCGTCGACCACTACAACCCGCGCCTGGTTAAGGATTTGCTGCATGACCTGAGCTCAACATTGCACAGTCTGACCATCCATGTTGGCAGGTGTGTCCTCGTGGGCAACGTAAACATCTGGTTATGCCGACTGGAGACCATTCACAAATGGAAGCAGCAGCTTAACAACCTGCAGATCCCCAAG CAAATATGCAGTGGCATGTCATTCAACGACTTGCCGCTACATATGCAGAACAAGATCCTCTGCGAGTTGTCTGATGCCTATGACATCATTAACCTGGGGCAGGCCACGCCTACTTTGCACAGCCTCAGTGAGAACAGGATTCTGTGGAAGAAACTTTGCCACTTTCACTTCTCAGACAAACAG TTCTGTAGAAAGTTGGTCCTATCCAAGAGTGAAAGTCTGGACTGGAAGCTGATGTACTTCACCCTGAAGAAACATTATCCAATGAGGGAGCAGTACGGCGACACCTTACACTTCTGCAAACACTGTAGCATCCTCTTCTGGAAG GATCGCCACCTCGCTTTGGTATTCAAG GACTGTGGCCATCCATGCTCCGCCAACAACCCAGACAGCTGCCTCATGCCCATTTCTCCGCAGCACTTTATCGACCTCTTCAAGTTCTAA